The following coding sequences are from one Nicotiana tabacum cultivar K326 chromosome 1, ASM71507v2, whole genome shotgun sequence window:
- the LOC107792267 gene encoding pectin acetylesterase 8 → MVNGSVRQWIYSLLTMSMIFRNEGLFVNITYLLSGVAKEAVCLDGSPPAYHHDKGFGTGVNSWLIQMEGGGWCNNVTTCLSRKNTRLGSSKQMVKQLAFSGILSNKPQFNPDFYNWNRVKVRYCDGSSFTGDVQAVNPITNLHFRGARVFLAVMEDLLAKGMKNAENAILSGCSAGGLTSILHCDSFKALLPMGAKVKCFSDAGYFINVKDISGAPHIEEFFGDVVRLHGSAKNLPPSCTSRLKPNLCFFPQNVAQHVRTPLFLVNAAYDSWQIKNILAPSVADPRGVWRNCKLDILRCSSRQLQTMQGFRLGFLRALYALGPSSSRGYFINSCYAHCQTEVQETWFRADSPKLANKTIAKALGDWFFDKNPFQKIDCPYPCDKTCHNRVFDPNVHPFDIDM, encoded by the exons ATGGTAAATGGGAGTGTGCGACAATGGATATATTCATTACTTACTATGTCGATGATTTTTAGAAATGAAGGGCTGTTTGTTAATATTACTTACCTTTTGAGTGGGGTGGCAAAAGAAGCAG TATGTTTGGATGGGAGTCCACCTGCATATCATCATGACAAAGGATTTGGTACAGGGGTTAATAGTTGGTTAATCCAAATGGAG gGAGGAGGTTGGTGCAATAATGTCACCACTTGCCTTTCTCGTAAGAATACTCGCTTGGGATCGTCCAAACAGATGGTAAAACAACTCGCTTTCTCGGGAATTCTAAGCAACAAGCCTCAGTTTAATCCAG ACTTCTATAACTGGAACAGAGTAAAGGTTAGGTATTGCGATGGATCATCCTTCACTGGTGATGTTCAAGCAGTCAATCCG ATTACTAATCTTCACTTCAGAGGGGCAAGAGTTTTTCTTGCTGTTATGGAGGATTTGTTGGCAAAGGGAATGAAGAACGCTGAAAAT GCTATTCTGTCTGGATGTTCAGCTGGCGGATTGACTTCAATTTTACATTGTGACAGCTTCAAGGCGCTCCTACCAATGGGTGCTAAAGTAAAGTGTTTTTCAGATGCTGGTTATTTTATCAATGT GAAAGATATTTCTGGTGCACCTCATATTGAAGAGTTCTTTGGAGATGTTGTCAGATTACAT GGTTCTGCCAAGAATCTGCCACCATCATGTACCTCAAGATTGAAACCGAATTTG TGCTTTTTCCCGCAAAATGTTGCTCAACACGTGCGGACACCACTTTTTCTAGTTAATGCAGCCTATGATTCATGGCAG ATAAAGAACATTTTGGCTCCTAGTGTTGCTGATCCCCGTGGGGTCTGGCGCAACTGCAAACTTGACATACTGAGATGCTCTTCCAGGCAGCTTCAAACTATGCAAG GTTTTAGATTGGGGTTTCTGAGAGCATTATATGCGCTTGGCCCTTCTTCATCAAGAGGGTATTTTATCAACTCATGCTATGCACACTGTCAAACTGAAGTTCAAGAAACATGGTTCAGGGCTGACTCTCCTAAGTTAGCTAACAAG ACAATTGCCAAAGCACTCGGAGACTGGTTCTTCGACAAAAATCCATTCCAGAAGATTGATTGCCCTTACCCTTGTGATAAAACTTGTCACAACCGTGTTTTTGATCCAAATGTTCATCCTTTTGATATTGATATGTAA